The following are from one region of the Lentimicrobiaceae bacterium genome:
- a CDS encoding LysM peptidoglycan-binding domain-containing protein produces MKRLTLLITGCLLFVFLLTAQAQKITKSDIIETYKGVPCYIHFVRDGETLAEISRVYNVTDAEIVGLNPYIKDGLQPNQVIKIPVKSGMPTRDKAETSALDSAEPVAPKATHAGNRLHTIEPKETWYGLSRIYEVPVKELLAANPGVDTLRIGMQVIIPEKAASANETIAPLADNSITVKSAKEGYALHKVLAHETLYSLSRTFGITVEELQRLNPELAGGLKAEQLIYVPLQKEQTQAVVPIPQKQPQATYKEHKVERKETLYSISKKYEISISDLLKANPGLGGSLRKGDIVKIPQQNQVEEAKPEVVQQNEIPAVESTKVKPAGQPCSPSADQDKELRIALLIPFQLEETDSIAIVDPVELKLPSAYESLDFIQFYEGAMLAVDSLKNAGLHCKLYVYDADAGEHVSKMRRIISNDGLSTMDLIIGPFFSKSFEMAADYAASHSIPIVNPLSQRSEILKDNPYVFKAQPSLWTQYNETARYIADKYADANVIILRRNSEENKSMAAVLHTAIGKHSSGAVNPKDLIYSESHDAGLMKSMVAGRKNVIFMLTADKALLPALLRNLNDDREKYDITVFGLPEWENMDLDVSYMLNLDTHLFSPWFVDYTKPDVCRFVERFRENYKTEPGQTELAYLGYDLSFFFIRSLMNYGRDFQECLSHAAHNGLSTGFRFWKTESGGYENTATSVYRLKDYKRYLVNR; encoded by the coding sequence GTGAAAAGATTAACCCTACTGATTACCGGCTGTCTGCTTTTTGTTTTTTTGCTCACTGCGCAGGCTCAAAAAATTACGAAATCTGATATTATAGAGACATATAAAGGTGTGCCCTGTTATATCCATTTTGTTCGCGACGGAGAAACCCTTGCTGAAATTTCACGTGTGTATAACGTTACAGATGCTGAAATCGTTGGCCTGAACCCATATATCAAAGACGGGCTTCAACCTAATCAGGTTATCAAGATTCCGGTAAAGTCGGGAATGCCAACCCGGGATAAGGCAGAAACCAGTGCTCTGGATTCTGCTGAACCTGTTGCCCCGAAAGCTACCCACGCCGGCAACCGTTTACATACCATCGAGCCCAAAGAAACATGGTATGGGCTTTCCAGAATTTATGAAGTACCGGTGAAGGAGTTGCTGGCTGCCAATCCTGGTGTTGATACCCTTCGAATTGGTATGCAGGTTATAATTCCTGAAAAAGCTGCCTCTGCCAACGAAACAATTGCTCCGCTTGCTGATAATTCAATCACTGTAAAATCAGCAAAGGAAGGATATGCTTTGCATAAAGTACTGGCGCATGAAACCCTTTACAGTTTATCCAGAACATTCGGCATTACAGTTGAAGAGCTTCAGCGCTTAAATCCTGAACTGGCCGGCGGATTAAAAGCTGAACAATTGATTTATGTTCCGCTGCAGAAAGAACAGACGCAGGCTGTTGTGCCGATTCCTCAAAAACAACCGCAAGCTACTTATAAAGAGCATAAAGTTGAACGTAAAGAGACATTGTACAGTATTTCAAAAAAGTACGAAATAAGCATCAGCGATTTGCTTAAAGCCAATCCGGGGCTGGGTGGCAGTCTGCGAAAAGGGGATATTGTGAAGATTCCTCAGCAAAATCAAGTAGAAGAGGCGAAGCCTGAAGTGGTGCAACAAAATGAAATACCGGCTGTTGAAAGTACAAAGGTTAAACCCGCAGGTCAGCCATGCAGTCCTTCAGCCGATCAGGATAAGGAACTTCGTATTGCATTGCTTATTCCTTTCCAGCTTGAAGAAACAGATAGTATCGCTATTGTTGACCCTGTTGAACTGAAGTTGCCTTCTGCTTATGAATCGCTTGATTTTATTCAGTTTTATGAAGGAGCCATGCTGGCTGTTGATTCCCTCAAAAATGCGGGTCTGCATTGTAAATTGTATGTGTATGATGCTGATGCCGGAGAGCATGTTTCTAAAATGCGCAGAATTATTTCAAACGATGGATTGAGCACAATGGATTTGATTATTGGCCCTTTTTTCTCGAAAAGTTTTGAAATGGCTGCCGATTATGCCGCAAGCCACTCCATCCCCATTGTCAACCCGCTGTCGCAAAGAAGCGAAATCCTGAAAGACAATCCTTATGTTTTTAAAGCTCAGCCATCTTTATGGACTCAATACAATGAAACGGCAAGGTATATTGCCGATAAATATGCCGATGCCAATGTGATTATTTTGCGTCGCAATAGTGAAGAAAACAAGAGTATGGCTGCTGTATTGCACACGGCTATTGGAAAACACAGTAGTGGAGCCGTAAATCCAAAGGATTTGATTTACAGCGAATCGCATGATGCCGGCCTGATGAAAAGCATGGTTGCCGGACGTAAAAATGTAATTTTTATGCTTACTGCCGATAAGGCCTTGTTGCCTGCTTTGCTGCGAAACCTGAACGACGACAGGGAAAAGTATGATATAACTGTTTTTGGTTTGCCTGAGTGGGAAAATATGGATTTGGACGTTTCCTATATGCTGAATCTCGATACGCACTTGTTTAGTCCATGGTTTGTCGATTACACCAAACCTGATGTTTGCCGCTTTGTTGAGCGTTTCAGAGAAAACTATAAAACAGAGCCCGGCCAGACAGAATTGGCTTATTTGGGTTATGACCTCAGTTTTTTCTTTATTCGGAGCCTGATGAATTATGGAAGAGACTTTCAGGAGTGCCTCAGTCACGCTGCCCACAATGGTCTTAGCACTGGTTTCAGGTTTTGGAAAACTGAAAGTGGCGGATATGAAAATACTGCAACCTCAGTCTACAGACTCAAGGATTATAAAAGATATCTGGTCAACAGGTAG
- the guaA gene encoding glutamine-hydrolyzing GMP synthase: protein MQETILILDFGSQYTQLIARRVRELNVYCEIYPYNKIPEITPWIKGVILSGSPFSVRDMDAPYPDLSAIRGKVPLLAVCYGAQYLAQTSGGEVMPSKIREYGRANLGFIDITNQLMAGMSNGSQVWMSHGDTILSKPDNFKIIASTADVEIAGFQVDNEKTWGIQFHPEVHHSSEGAILLRNFVVGICGCQQLWTPASFVESTIAELRQKLGNDKVVLGLSGGVDSSVAAVLLHKAIGQNLHCIFVDNGLLRKDEFAKVLDSYKHMGLNVKGVDAGDSFLAALEGLSDPEQKRKAIGKTFIEVFDHEAHLISDVKWLAQGTIYPDVIESVSVNGGPSATIKSHHNVGGLPDYMKLSIVEPLKSLFKDEVRRVGKSLDIDPDILSRHPFPGPGLGIRILGEITREKIRILQEADAIFIDGLKSTGLYHDVWQAGVMLLPVKSVGVMGDERTYEYVVALRAVGSTDGMTADWSHLPYEFLARVSNDIINRVKGVNRVVYDISSKPPATIEWE, encoded by the coding sequence ATGCAGGAAACCATTCTTATTCTAGATTTCGGGTCGCAGTACACCCAACTCATCGCCCGTAGGGTCAGGGAGTTAAATGTATATTGTGAAATATATCCATACAATAAAATTCCGGAAATTACACCGTGGATCAAAGGCGTTATCCTCTCCGGAAGTCCATTTTCGGTCAGAGATATGGATGCTCCATATCCTGATTTAAGCGCTATTCGCGGAAAAGTTCCCTTACTGGCCGTGTGCTACGGTGCGCAATACCTGGCTCAAACTTCAGGAGGCGAGGTTATGCCTTCAAAAATAAGGGAATATGGCAGGGCCAATCTGGGGTTTATTGATATTACTAATCAGCTGATGGCCGGAATGAGTAATGGCAGTCAGGTGTGGATGTCGCATGGCGATACCATTCTGAGTAAACCCGATAATTTTAAAATCATAGCCAGCACCGCCGATGTGGAAATTGCCGGGTTTCAGGTGGACAATGAAAAAACCTGGGGCATTCAGTTTCATCCTGAGGTTCATCACTCATCCGAAGGCGCCATTCTGCTCAGGAATTTTGTTGTCGGTATTTGTGGCTGTCAGCAGCTTTGGACTCCGGCTTCGTTCGTTGAATCAACCATTGCAGAGCTCAGGCAAAAGCTGGGCAACGATAAAGTGGTGCTTGGCCTTTCAGGAGGAGTGGATTCATCGGTGGCCGCTGTGCTGCTTCATAAAGCCATAGGCCAAAATCTTCACTGCATTTTTGTTGACAATGGGCTGTTGCGCAAGGATGAGTTTGCCAAAGTGCTCGATTCGTACAAGCATATGGGCCTCAACGTAAAAGGGGTGGATGCCGGCGATAGCTTTTTGGCCGCACTGGAAGGCTTAAGCGATCCGGAACAAAAACGTAAAGCCATTGGCAAAACTTTTATTGAGGTTTTTGACCACGAAGCTCACTTAATCAGTGATGTAAAATGGCTGGCACAGGGGACTATCTATCCTGATGTGATTGAATCAGTTTCTGTAAATGGCGGCCCGTCTGCTACTATCAAATCGCATCATAATGTGGGTGGTTTGCCCGACTATATGAAGCTAAGCATTGTTGAACCTCTCAAGAGCCTTTTTAAAGACGAAGTGCGCAGGGTGGGCAAAAGCCTTGATATTGATCCCGATATCCTCAGCAGGCATCCATTCCCGGGTCCTGGTTTGGGAATTCGTATCTTAGGCGAAATTACACGCGAAAAAATCAGGATTTTGCAGGAAGCCGATGCTATCTTTATTGATGGATTAAAGTCAACAGGCTTATATCATGATGTTTGGCAGGCTGGTGTGATGTTGCTGCCTGTAAAATCAGTTGGGGTCATGGGCGATGAGCGTACTTATGAATACGTTGTTGCCTTGCGCGCTGTTGGATCTACTGATGGAATGACTGCTGATTGGTCGCATTTGCCATATGAGTTTCTTGCCCGTGTGTCAAACGATATCATTAACAGGGTAAAAGGAGTAAACCGCGTGGTTTACGATATCAGCTCCAAACCTCCTGCAACTATCGAATGGGAATAG